The following are from one region of the Nicotiana tabacum cultivar K326 chromosome 3, ASM71507v2, whole genome shotgun sequence genome:
- the LOC107792475 gene encoding protein LSD1-like — MQSQLMCSGCRTILLYPRGASNVCCAVCNALTPVPPPGMEMAQLICGGCRTLLMHPRGASSVRCSCCHTVNLVPGPNQFAHVYCGNCRMMLMYPCGAPSVKCAICHYITNVNAGDGRVHVPSGTATPASGSSSSTAKARSQNQTVVVQNPMSVDESGKLVSNVVVGVTTT, encoded by the exons ATGCAGAGTCAGTTAATGTGCAGTGGGTGTAGGACAATTCTTCTTTATCCGAGAGGAGCTTCTAATGTCTGCTGTGCAGTGTGCAATGCACTCACCCCTGTCCCACCTCCTG GAATGGAAATGGCTCAACTGATATGTGGAGGCTGTCGTACATTACTCATGCATCCACGGGGTGCAAGCAGTGTGAGATGCTCCTGCTGTCACACGGTGAACCTTGTCCCAG GTCCTAACCAGTTTGCTCACGTCTACTGTGGAAACTGCCGTATGATGCTGATGTATCCATGTGGAGCTCCGTCAGTTAAATGTGCAATATGCCATTATATTACCAATGTTAAT GCAGGAGATGGAAGAGTCCATGTACCTAGCGGCACTGCAACACCTGCTTCAGGATCCTCTTCTTCAACA GCCAAGGCTCGTTCTCAAAACCAAACTGTCGTCGTTCAAAACCCAATGTCTGTCGATGAGAGTGGAAAGTTG GTGAGCAATGTTGTTGTTGGCGTAACGACAACATAG
- the LOC107792474 gene encoding CASP-like protein 1B2, which yields MAQENGEKPAVAAESNNQQLVGKNNNTSNYKPKDYYNWVIALLRLLAFGATISATLVMALNKQKKTFVVATIGTTPIQATLTAKFQHTPAFVFFVIANGLCSLHNLLMLAACFIGSKYDFKGLRFYVIGVLDMMNVALVSGGASAAAFMGQLGKDGNSHARWKKICDKFDVYCSHGEGAIIVSFIGLLLMIITTAITIIKLKNIQYSGRCAIIP from the exons ATGGCTCAAGAAAATGGAGAAAAACCAGCTGTGGCTGCAGAAAGCAACAACCAGCAATTAGTAGGGAAAAATAACAACACAAGTAATTATAAGCCTAAAGATTATTATAATTGGGTGATTGCATTGTTGAGGTTATTGGCATTTGGTGCAACAATTTCAGCAACATTAGTTATGGCACTTAAcaagcaaaagaaaacttttgttGTTGCTACAATTGGTACCACTCCTATTCAAGCCACCCTCACTGCTAAGTTCCAGCACACTCCTGCTTTTGT GTTCTTTGTGATAGCAAACGGACTGTGCAGTCTCCATAACTTGCTCATGTTAGCAGCTTGTTTTATTGGAAGCAAATATGATTTCAAGGGACTTCGTTTTTATGTGATTGGTGTCCTAGACATG ATGAATGTGGCACTAGTATCTGGTGGAGCAAGTGCAGCAGCTTTTATGGGGCAGCTTGGTAAAGATGGGAATTCTCATGCAAGATGGAAGAAAATCTGTGATAAATTTGATGTATACTGCAGCCATGGGGAAGGAGCCATTATTGTTTCTTTTATTGGTTTGCTCCTTATGATCATAACAACTGCCATTACTATAATTAAACTTAAAAACATCCAATATTCTGGCAGATGTGCCATTATTCCTTGA